The proteins below come from a single Corylus avellana chromosome ca3, CavTom2PMs-1.0 genomic window:
- the LOC132176085 gene encoding protein MHF1 homolog isoform X1 produces MEGGGGGSDLEREEEDDSVSEVLRDRFRLSTISIAEVQAKRNGMEISEPIVACIADLAFKYTEQLAKDLELFAQHAGRKSVNMEDVILSAHRNEHLATSLRSFGNDLKAKEPQSERKRKKTSRKEDKAIANVVHIPDN; encoded by the exons ATGGAAGGAGGTGGAGGTGGGAGCGACttggaaagagaagaagaagatgactcAGTGAGCGAGGTCTTGAGGGATCGGTTTCGCCTCTCCACAATCTCTATCGCCGAGGTCCAAG CCAAGAGAAACGGCATGGAAATATCTGAACCCATAGTGGCTTGCATTGCCGATTTGGCCTTCAAATATACAG AGCAGCTGGCAAAGGACCTTGAGCTATTTGCACAGCATGCCGGGCGTAAATCTGTAAACATGGAAGACGTCATTCTTTCTG CACATAGAAATGAACATCTAGCTACCTCACTGAGGTCCTTCGGCAATGATCTGAAAGCTAAAGAACCCCAATCTGAGAGAAAGCGGAAGAAGACGTCAAGAAAGGAAGACAAAGCAATTGCAAATGTGGTGCATATCCCCGATAACTAA
- the LOC132175458 gene encoding probable alpha-mannosidase At5g13980, with translation MAVQRLCLLVFLASVFLCAESKYRVYNTTSGIVPGKLNVHLVPHSHDDVGWLKTIDQYYVGSNTSIQGACVQNVLDSLVPALLADKNRKFIYVEQAFFQRWWRDQSEEVQNIVKKLVSSGQLELINGGMCMHDEATAHYIDMIDQTTLGHRFIKEEFNVTPRIGWQIDPFGHSAVQAYLLGAEVGFDSLFFARIDYQDRTKRKNEKSLEVIWRGSKSLASSAQIFAGAFPENYEPPSNFYYEVNDDSTDSPIVQDDINLFDYNVPQRVNEFIAAAVSQANITRTNHIMWTMGTDFKYQYAHTWFRQMDKFIHYVNQDGRVNALYSTPSIYTDAKYASKESWPIKTDDFFPYADRVNAYWTGYFTSRPALKGYVRAMSAYYLAARQLEYFKGRSKLGPNTDSLADALAIVQHHDAVTGTEKQHVANDYAKRLSIGYTEAEKVVAASLACIADSTSKIGSSNPQTKFQQCPLLNISYCPPSEVDFSNGKNLVIVVYNSLGWMREDVIRIPVINENVVVRDSKGKEIESQLLPLLNVSVAIRNYHVTAYLGKHPRARPSYWLAFSATVPPLGFSTYIVSYTKRAAATSERQTEYKSESNQNDTIEVGPGNLKLIYTGKEGKLTQYINSRSLVKESVQQSYSFYSADDGRVDLQASGAYIFRPNGTHPIKSVGKVTVLRGPLLDEVHQRINPWIYQVTRVYKVKEHAEVEFTIGPIPKDDGIGKEIVTQITTDLKSNKKFYTDSSGRDFIERVRDYRKDWNLEVNQPIAGNYYPINLGTYIKDDSTELSVLVDRSVGGASIVDGQLELMLHRRLVADDSRGVGEALNETVCIHNECTGLTIVGKYYLRIDPSGEGAKWRRSFGQEIYSPFLLAFTEQDGDDWTKSHIPTFSGMDPSYVLPDNVAIITLQELENGKVLLRLAHLYEIGEDKDLSVMSSVELKKVFPKKKIKKVTEMSLSANQGRTEMEKKRLVWKVEGSSKEPKVLRGGPVDAVKLVVELAPMEIRTFVVEFNGKRTTTKG, from the exons ATGGCGGTTCAAAGGTTGTGCTTGTTGGTTTTCTTAGCGAGCGTCTTTCTATGCGCGGAGTCCAAGTACAGGGTGTACAATACGACGTCCGGCATTGTTCCCGGCAAGCTCAATGTTCATTTGGTCCCTCACTCCCACGACGACGTCGGATGGTTGAAGACTATTGACCAGTACTACGTTGGCTCCAATACTTCCATTCAG GGAGCGTGTGTTCAAAATGTGCTGGATTCTTTAGTTCCGGCTTTGTTGGCTGACAAGAACCGCAAGTTCATCTATGTTGAACAG GCATTTTTTCAGCGTTGGTGGAGAGACCAGAGTGAGGAGGTTCAAAATATTGTCAAGAAGCTTGTCAGCTCCGGTCAGCTGGAGTTAAT AAATGGAGGTATGTGCATGCATGATGAAGCTACTGCTCATTATATTGACATGATTGACCAGACAACTCTTGGgcatagatttatcaaagaaGAGTTCAATGTAACTCCAAGAATTGGTTGGCAAATCGATCCATTTGGGCATTCTGCGGTGCAGGCTTACCTCTTAGGGGCAGAG GTTGGATTTGACTCTCTGTTCTTTGCGCGTATTGACTACCAAGACAgaactaaaaggaaaaatgagaaaagtcTTGAGGTCATCTGGCGGGGCTCTAAGAGTCTTGCTTCATCTGCACAG ATTTTTGCTGGTGCATTTCCAGAGAATTATGAACCTCCCAGTAATTTCTACTATGAAGTGAATGATGATTCCACTGATTCACCTATTGTTCAG GATGATATCAATTTGTTTGACTATAATGTCCCTCAGCGCGTTAATGAGTTCATAGCCGCTGCAGTTTCACAA GCTAACATTACTCGCACAAATCATATCATGTGGACCATGGGAACAGATTTCAAGTACCAGTATGCACATACATGGTTCCGGCAAATGGACAAGTTTATTCATTATGTCAATCAA GATGGCCGTGTTAATGCTCTCTACTCAACGCCATCAATATACACTGATGCAAAATATGCATCAAAAGAGTCCTGGCCAATCAAGACTGATGACTTCTTCCC ATATGCAGACCGTGTAAATGCTTACTGGACTGGATATTTTACTAGTAGACCAGCCCTCAAAGGCTATGTTAGAGCGATGAGCGCCTACTATTTG GCAGCAAGGCAATTGGAGTATTTTAAGGGGAGGAGTAAATTGGGGCCCAACACAGATTCTTTGGCTGATGCTTTAGCAATTGTTCAACATCATGATGCAGTTACCGGTACGGAGAAGCAGCATGTGGCTAATGATTATGCAAAACGACTTTCAATTGGTTACACGGAG GCCGAGAAGGTAGTAGCAGCATCACTTGCCTGCATCGCAGACTCAACATCAAAAATTGGTTCCAGTAATCCACAGACTAAGTTTCAACAG tgTCCACTTCTGAATATAAGTTATTGTCCTCCATCGGAAGTTGATTTTTCAAATGGGAAAAACCTG GTGATTGTTGTCTACAATTCTCTAGGATGGATGAGAGAAGATGTTATAAGGATTCcc GTTATCAATGAGAATGTGGTTGTTCGGGATTCCAAGGGAAAAGAAATTGAATCACAGCTCCTACCTCTACTTAATGTCTCTGTGGCCATAAGAAACTACCATGTTACAGCATATTTGGGTAAACATCCAAGGGCGAGGCCTAGTTATTGGCTTGCATTTTCGGCAACTGTTCCACCTCTTGGTTTCAGTACTTACATCGTCTCATATACCAAACGAGCAG CTGCTACTTCAGAGAGACAAACAGAGTACAAGTCAGAGAGCAATCAGAATGATACAATAGAAGTAGGTCCAGGAAACTTGAAACTTATTTATACCGGAAAGGAAGGAAAACTTACACAGTACATTAACAGCAGAAGTTTG GTCAAAGAATCTGTACAGCAATCATATAGCTTTTACTCTGCAGATGATGGGCGTGTGGATCTTCag GCCTCTGGAGCATACATCTTTCGGCCAAATGGTACACATCCCATCAAATCTGTAGGCAAG GTGACTGTTTTGCGGGGACCATTATTGGATGAAGTACATCAGAGGATCAATCCATGGATATATCAG GTCACCAGAGTATACAAGGTAAAAGAGCATGCTGAAGTTGAGTTCACG ATTGGGCCTATACCTAAAGATGATGGAATTGGCAAGGAGATTGTCACTCAGATTACAACAGACCtgaaaagtaacaaaaaattcTATACTGATTCTAGCGGGCGCGATTTTATTGAGAGG gttCGAGATTATAGAAAAGATTGGAATCTAGAAGTGAATCAACCTATTGCAGGAAATTATTACCcg ATTAATCTTGGAACTTACATTAAAGATGACAGTACAGAGCTCTCAGTCTTAGTAGATCGTTCTGTGGGGGGAGCCAGCATTGTGGATGGGCAACTAGAACTGATGCTTCACAG GAGGTTGGTTGCTGATGATTCTAGAGGTGTTGGAGAGGCACTAAATGAGACAGTTTGCATTCATAATGAATGCACAGGACTAACT ATCGTAGGAAAGTATTATCTCAGAATTGATCCTTCAGGAGAGGGTGCAAAATGGCGTCGATCATTTGGTCAGGAGATATATTCTCCATTTCTTTTAGCCTTCACAGAGCAG GATGGAGATGATTGGACAAAGTCTCATATTCCAACCTTTTCAGGGATGGACCCCTCATACGTTTTGCCTGATAATGTTGCAATAATTACCCTCCAG GAACTGGAAAATGGAAAAGTTCTTCTTCGGTTGGCACACTTATATGAG ATTGGAGAGGACAAGGATCTTTCAGTTATGTCAAGTGTAGAGCTGAAAAAAGTGTTCccaaaaaagaag ATCAAGAAAGTAACAGAGATGAGTTTATCTGCTAACCAAGGAAGAACAGAAATGGAAAAGAAGAGACTAGTTTGGAAAGTAGAAGGCTCTTCTAAAGAACCCAAGGTATTGAGGGGAGGACCTGTGGATGCAGTAAAGTTAGTGGTGGAACTTGCTCCAATGGAAATCCGCACATTCGTTGTCGAGTTCAACGGCAAACGGACAACAACTAAAGG ATAA
- the LOC132175001 gene encoding magnesium protoporphyrin IX methyltransferase, chloroplastic encodes MAFSASLSSPVRFHNHPNLFAFSPKPTPTLRPTKPATPFAIPPLSTADVAATFDGTTVAVIGGGSFAALAAVLSLTDPEKRRRLQAEEVGGGDKEVVRDYFNNTGFQRWKKIYGETDEVNRVQKDIRIGHAKTVENAIKMLTDEGSLRGVTVCDAGCGTGSLSIPLAKEGAVVLASDISAAMVAEAENQAKEQLVAGKDELSPAPVMPKFEVSDLESLNGKYDTVVCLDVLIHYPQNKADGMIAHLASLAEKRLILSFAPKTFYYDLLKRVGELFPGPSKATRAYLHSEADVERALQKVGWRIRKRGLITTQFYFAKLVEAVPA; translated from the exons ATGGCCTTCTCAGCTTCCCTGTCCTCCCCAGTTCGCTTCCACAACCACCCAAACCTTTTTGCTTTCTCTCCTAAACCCACACCAACATTAAGACCCACCAAGCCCGCAACCCCATTTGCCATCCCGCCTCTTTCCACCGCCGACGTCGCTGCCACCTTTGACGGCACCACCGTCGCTGTTATAGGGGGCGGTTCATTCGCCGCCCTCGCCGCAGTTCTCTCCCTGACGGACCCAGAGAAGCGGCGCCGCCTCCAGGCCGAGGAGGTCGGCGGGGGCGACAAGGAGGTGGTGAGGGACTACTTCAACAACACGGGATTCCAGAGGTGGAAGAAGATCTACGGGGAGACTGACGAAGTGAACCGGGTCCAGAAAGATATCAGGATCGGCCACGCCAAGACCGTCGAGAATGCCATCAAGATGTTGACCGATGAAGGCTCGCTTCGAGGGGTCACTGTGTGCGACGCTGGTTGTGGGACGGGTTCTTTGTCCATTCCGCTCGCCAAGGAGGGCGCTGTTGTTTTGGCCAGCGATATTTCGGCTGCTATGGTTGCTGAAGCAGAGAATCAG GCAAAGGAACAGCTTGTAGCAGGCAAGGATGAGCTCTCACCGGCACCAGTGATGCCAAAATTTGAAGTGAGCGATTTAGAGAGCTTAAATGGGAAGTATGACACAGTGGTCTGCCTAGATGTTTTGATTCATTATCCACAGAACAAGGCAGACGGGATGATTGCCCACCTTGCTTCATTGGCAGAGAAGCGACTGATTCTGAGCTTTGCACCAAAGACATTTTATTATGATCTTCTGAAGAGAGTGGGAGAGTTGTTCCCAGGGCCTTCAAAGGCAACCAGGGCATATCTCCATTCAGAGGCAGACGTGGAAAGGGCATTGCAAAAGGTAGGGTGGAGGATAAGAAAGAGAGGCCTCATCACTACACAATTTTACTTTGCAAAGCTTGTTGAGGCTGTTCCTGCATAA
- the LOC132176085 gene encoding protein MHF1 homolog isoform X2, which translates to MEGGGGGSDLEREEEDDSVSEVLRDRFRLSTISIAEVQEQLAKDLELFAQHAGRKSVNMEDVILSAHRNEHLATSLRSFGNDLKAKEPQSERKRKKTSRKEDKAIANVVHIPDN; encoded by the exons ATGGAAGGAGGTGGAGGTGGGAGCGACttggaaagagaagaagaagatgactcAGTGAGCGAGGTCTTGAGGGATCGGTTTCGCCTCTCCACAATCTCTATCGCCGAGGTCCAAG AGCAGCTGGCAAAGGACCTTGAGCTATTTGCACAGCATGCCGGGCGTAAATCTGTAAACATGGAAGACGTCATTCTTTCTG CACATAGAAATGAACATCTAGCTACCTCACTGAGGTCCTTCGGCAATGATCTGAAAGCTAAAGAACCCCAATCTGAGAGAAAGCGGAAGAAGACGTCAAGAAAGGAAGACAAAGCAATTGCAAATGTGGTGCATATCCCCGATAACTAA